The following proteins are co-located in the Spinactinospora alkalitolerans genome:
- a CDS encoding PPOX class F420-dependent oxidoreductase — MTALPEDRAGILTKRAFAHIATIGPDGEPHSSPVWIDWDGEFVKFSQTTSRQKYLNLLRDARIALSVHDPDDPHRYLEIRGRVDHFDDDTDNAFINRLARKYLDEDVYPWTEPGEERVVVFVLPERTTQQ; from the coding sequence ATGACGGCACTGCCCGAGGACCGCGCGGGGATCCTCACCAAGCGCGCCTTCGCCCACATCGCGACCATCGGCCCGGACGGCGAGCCGCACTCCAGTCCGGTGTGGATCGACTGGGACGGCGAGTTCGTGAAGTTCAGCCAGACCACATCGCGGCAGAAGTACCTCAACCTGCTCAGGGACGCGCGGATCGCGCTGTCGGTGCACGACCCCGACGATCCGCACCGCTACCTGGAGATCCGCGGCCGCGTGGACCACTTCGACGATGACACCGACAACGCGTTCATCAACAGGCTGGCCAGGAAGTACCTGGACGAGGACGTCTACCCGTGGACCGAACCCGGCGAGGAGCGCGTCGTGGTGTTCGTGCTGCCCGAGCGGACCACGCAGCAGTGA
- a CDS encoding MFS transporter, which produces MEQASTGVGVPNPEIRRVALASFVGTAIEWYDFFIYSTAAQLVFASQFFTDLSPAAAGLASFATIGVSFIARPLGGVVMGHFGDLLGRRTMLVVSLLLMGIATVGVGLLPTYTQIGLGAPVLLVLLRLLQGLSAGGEWGGAALMAVEHAPRHRRGLFGAFPQLGAPAGLVLANAVFFLVTFSTTDDQFAAWGWRLPFLFSAVMIAIGFFIRARVSESPEFTRLKDARERAKSPLSEVLREHRGPFLIAAGVFIANNMVGYIFLAYILGYATAELDVGQDAMLLVVVTGALSWVGTTLLAARWSDAVGRRRVYLVGSLWIIGWAFPFFLLLDTGSIPVMLPSVLMLSVGLGLTYGPQAALYAELFPSRVRYSGASFSYAIGAVLGGGFAPFVAASLQASTGTSMSVSAYMAAVGLVSLVAVLYIPETPDQVRERRAAGGTVTR; this is translated from the coding sequence ATGGAGCAGGCCTCGACCGGCGTCGGAGTCCCCAATCCCGAGATACGGCGGGTGGCACTGGCCAGCTTCGTCGGGACCGCCATCGAATGGTACGACTTCTTCATCTACAGCACCGCGGCCCAGCTCGTCTTCGCCTCCCAGTTCTTCACCGACCTGTCACCCGCGGCGGCCGGCCTGGCGTCCTTCGCCACGATCGGCGTCAGCTTCATCGCCCGCCCGCTGGGCGGCGTGGTCATGGGCCACTTCGGCGACCTGCTGGGCCGCCGCACGATGCTCGTGGTGTCGCTGCTGCTCATGGGGATCGCGACCGTGGGGGTCGGGCTGCTGCCGACCTACACCCAGATCGGCCTGGGCGCACCCGTCCTGCTCGTCCTCCTGAGGCTGCTGCAGGGTCTGAGCGCCGGCGGCGAATGGGGCGGGGCCGCGCTGATGGCCGTGGAGCACGCGCCCCGGCACAGGCGCGGGCTCTTCGGCGCCTTTCCCCAGCTCGGGGCGCCGGCCGGGCTGGTGCTGGCCAACGCCGTCTTCTTCCTGGTCACCTTCTCCACCACCGACGACCAGTTCGCCGCGTGGGGCTGGCGGCTGCCGTTCCTGTTCAGCGCGGTGATGATCGCGATCGGCTTCTTCATCCGCGCGCGGGTCAGCGAGAGCCCGGAGTTCACCCGCCTGAAGGACGCCAGGGAGCGGGCCAAGAGCCCGCTGAGCGAGGTGCTGCGCGAGCACCGCGGGCCCTTCCTCATCGCGGCGGGGGTCTTCATCGCCAACAACATGGTGGGTTACATCTTCCTGGCCTACATCCTCGGCTACGCGACCGCGGAGCTGGACGTCGGCCAGGACGCGATGCTGCTGGTCGTGGTCACCGGCGCGCTGTCCTGGGTCGGCACCACCCTGCTGGCCGCGCGCTGGTCCGACGCCGTGGGGCGGCGCAGGGTCTACCTGGTCGGCTCGCTGTGGATCATCGGCTGGGCCTTCCCCTTCTTCCTGCTGCTCGACACCGGCTCCATCCCGGTCATGCTGCCCTCGGTGCTGATGCTCTCGGTCGGCCTCGGCCTGACCTACGGCCCGCAGGCCGCGCTGTACGCCGAGCTGTTCCCCTCGCGCGTGCGCTACAGCGGGGCCTCCTTCTCCTACGCGATCGGCGCGGTGCTGGGCGGCGGCTTCGCCCCGTTCGTCGCGGCGTCGCTGCAGGCCTCGACCGGGACCTCGATGTCGGTGTCGGCTTACATGGCCGCGGTCGGCCTGGTCAGCCTGGTCGCCGTGCTGTACATCCCCGAGACCCCCGACCAGGTGCGCGAACGGCGCGCGGCCGGGGGTACGGTTACGCGGTGA
- a CDS encoding 1-aminocyclopropane-1-carboxylate deaminase/D-cysteine desulfhydrase has translation MSPHERSAGLRLQLPSPLVELDDDRAAARGVRLLLKRDDLINPEVPGNKWRKLRLNLDAAQKQGHDTLLTFGGAYSNHIRAIAAAGRHYGLATIGVIRGEEHTPLNPSLAYAADRGMRLAYMDRTTYRVKHEPEVTNRLREEFGDFYLVPEGGSNALAVRGCMEIPAEIAEPFDVICCAVGTGGTLAGIAAGLPEGARAIGFSALKGGSFLTEDVRGLQATAGTPTGNWRIETGFHFGGFAKRRPELDEFIADFGQRHGITLEWVYVAKMLAGVFALIEQGTFPEGTTVIAVITG, from the coding sequence GTGTCTCCTCACGAGCGGTCCGCCGGCCTCCGCCTCCAACTCCCCTCCCCCCTGGTCGAGCTGGACGACGATCGGGCGGCCGCGCGAGGCGTGCGCCTGCTCCTCAAACGCGACGACCTGATCAACCCGGAGGTCCCCGGGAACAAATGGCGCAAGCTTCGCCTCAATCTCGACGCCGCCCAGAAACAGGGGCATGACACGCTGCTGACATTCGGTGGCGCCTACTCCAATCACATCCGCGCCATCGCAGCAGCCGGCCGCCATTACGGACTGGCGACCATCGGAGTGATCCGCGGCGAGGAGCACACTCCGCTGAACCCGTCCCTCGCCTACGCCGCCGACCGCGGCATGCGGCTGGCCTACATGGACCGCACTACCTACCGGGTCAAACACGAGCCCGAAGTCACCAACCGGCTCCGTGAGGAGTTCGGCGACTTCTACCTCGTGCCCGAAGGAGGCAGCAACGCGCTCGCGGTGCGCGGCTGCATGGAGATCCCCGCCGAGATCGCCGAACCGTTCGACGTGATCTGCTGTGCGGTCGGCACCGGCGGCACGCTGGCCGGTATCGCGGCCGGACTGCCGGAAGGCGCGCGGGCGATCGGGTTCTCCGCGTTGAAGGGCGGCTCGTTCCTCACCGAGGACGTGCGCGGACTTCAGGCGACGGCCGGGACGCCCACGGGCAACTGGCGGATCGAGACCGGTTTCCACTTCGGCGGGTTCGCCAAGCGGCGTCCGGAGCTGGACGAGTTCATCGCCGACTTCGGACAGCGCCACGGCATCACGCTGGAGTGGGTCTACGTCGCCAAGATGCTGGCCGGTGTGTTCGCGCTGATCGAGCAGGGCACGTTCCCGGAGGGGACGACGGTCATCGCGGTCATCACCGGGTGA
- a CDS encoding recombinase family protein: MVLVGEQETPPVAAETHAYGYALVSSQVTGDDIQRLKNELRRFARTAGHRMANVFIDHPRSPSAFAALMDALRTDPGAIVVVPTLHHLARMPALQVAMRLVIETDAGARVLVMEPDQQSPVEAQ, from the coding sequence ATGGTCCTCGTGGGCGAGCAGGAGACGCCACCCGTCGCCGCAGAGACACACGCCTACGGGTACGCGCTGGTCTCCTCCCAGGTGACAGGAGACGATATCCAGCGCCTGAAAAACGAGCTGCGGCGGTTCGCTCGGACGGCCGGCCACCGCATGGCGAACGTTTTCATTGATCACCCCCGCTCCCCCTCGGCTTTCGCGGCGCTCATGGATGCGCTCCGAACTGACCCTGGCGCCATCGTCGTCGTTCCTACGCTCCACCACCTGGCGCGAATGCCTGCATTGCAGGTGGCTATGCGGCTGGTGATCGAGACGGACGCAGGCGCCCGCGTGCTGGTGATGGAACCCGACCAACAATCCCCTGTGGAGGCACAGTGA
- a CDS encoding radical SAM protein has translation MHDLIVSPFLDDHLVLMPGRTNGFKLPRHRYLELADAPTNAPIPDWLVTAADRAFNLNLTGRPLHPTALIRRPSPYGCVRASYELNLGCNYDCEHCYLGERPFAGLDWPGRERLLHIMRDAGVVWVQLTGGEPLIDRLFPDVHRLAYELGMMISISSNGSRLSNPHILDLLTTYRPYRLTLSVYGATEESYDGMTRRRGSYRRFVKGLDAAVEADLPVQLSVVVSSHNTHEIDAMVDMAESRGITHHVYVNMSPTIHGDGSVLTTQSAEHLRERKVFTGCNAGHTFFHADPHGRASICKIGRDDAIDLISEGVEGLSRLGEIADRLMLRTGGCSGCALSGSCTVCRPLAKQYQQAKAPLQMYCQHGKREEVTT, from the coding sequence GTGCATGACCTCATCGTCAGCCCATTCCTCGATGACCATCTCGTTTTAATGCCCGGCCGCACCAATGGATTCAAGCTGCCACGGCACCGCTACCTCGAACTCGCCGACGCCCCCACCAACGCGCCGATCCCCGACTGGCTGGTCACCGCTGCCGACCGCGCATTCAACCTGAACCTCACCGGCCGGCCCCTGCACCCGACCGCCCTGATCCGCCGCCCATCGCCCTACGGATGCGTCCGAGCCAGCTACGAACTGAACTTGGGCTGCAACTACGACTGCGAGCACTGCTACTTGGGTGAGCGGCCGTTCGCCGGGCTTGACTGGCCTGGCCGTGAACGGCTGCTGCACATCATGCGTGACGCCGGAGTCGTGTGGGTGCAGCTCACCGGCGGCGAACCACTCATCGACCGGCTGTTCCCCGACGTGCACCGGCTCGCCTACGAGCTGGGCATGATGATCAGCATCTCCTCCAACGGCTCCCGGCTGTCCAATCCGCACATCCTGGATCTGTTGACCACCTACCGCCCGTACCGGCTCACCCTGTCGGTGTACGGCGCCACCGAAGAGTCCTACGACGGCATGACCCGCCGCCGCGGGTCGTATCGCAGGTTCGTCAAAGGCCTCGACGCCGCCGTCGAAGCCGACCTCCCGGTCCAGCTCAGTGTCGTGGTGAGCAGCCACAACACCCACGAGATCGACGCCATGGTGGACATGGCCGAATCCCGCGGGATCACCCACCACGTGTACGTGAACATGTCGCCGACGATCCACGGCGACGGGAGCGTGCTGACCACCCAGTCAGCAGAACATCTTCGAGAACGCAAAGTGTTCACCGGCTGCAACGCCGGCCACACCTTCTTCCACGCCGACCCGCACGGCCGCGCCTCGATCTGCAAGATCGGCCGCGATGACGCCATCGACCTCATCAGCGAGGGCGTCGAGGGCCTGTCCCGCCTCGGCGAGATCGCCGACCGGCTCATGTTGCGCACCGGTGGATGCTCCGGCTGCGCACTGTCCGGCTCCTGCACCGTGTGCCGCCCGCTGGCCAAGCAGTACCAGCAGGCCAAGGCCCCCCTCCAGATGTACTGCCAGCACGGGAAACGAGAGGAGGTGACCACATGA
- a CDS encoding GNAT family N-acetyltransferase, translating into MRDDSASTGLVFPVPYVPTLGPVHPDAVTPGLWGEVVGNSGTGRFLTHDPAARWRGAKDEQVLVKTVVAAPERMMVPTLLGRGNSLLTVHHYGLLDTGRAREEAGKLAADHGAGDARILWLTQEPHPDAGRCRRIQLKTFRGIEPPPDGDQVGPLHAQPADIRATWPAFTQVLGHEGFSALDDRMRTGTLNGPVLIAATGGRIVGAIGPMATLPDPIGRVRLLPQYFGVLPEHRNAGHGRALWRSAMRWGRRAGADYQLLQTELGGASDRLCQAEGLTTLGFVTTITV; encoded by the coding sequence ATGCGCGACGACAGCGCCTCGACGGGACTGGTGTTTCCCGTTCCCTACGTGCCGACGCTCGGCCCGGTCCACCCCGATGCCGTCACCCCCGGCCTGTGGGGCGAGGTCGTCGGCAACAGCGGCACCGGCCGGTTCCTCACGCACGATCCGGCCGCCCGCTGGCGCGGCGCCAAAGACGAGCAGGTCCTCGTCAAGACTGTTGTCGCCGCCCCCGAGCGAATGATGGTGCCCACGCTCCTCGGCCGGGGGAACAGCCTCCTCACGGTCCACCACTACGGGCTGCTCGACACCGGCCGGGCACGCGAAGAGGCGGGCAAGCTCGCCGCCGACCACGGCGCCGGTGATGCCCGGATTCTCTGGCTCACCCAGGAGCCGCATCCGGATGCGGGCCGGTGCCGCCGGATCCAGTTGAAGACCTTCCGCGGAATCGAGCCTCCGCCCGACGGCGACCAGGTCGGCCCGTTGCACGCTCAGCCCGCCGACATCCGCGCCACCTGGCCCGCCTTCACCCAGGTCCTGGGGCACGAGGGCTTCTCAGCACTCGATGACCGGATGCGCACCGGCACGCTGAACGGGCCGGTTCTCATCGCCGCCACCGGCGGGCGGATCGTCGGCGCGATCGGCCCCATGGCCACACTGCCCGATCCCATCGGCAGGGTACGGCTGCTCCCGCAGTACTTCGGTGTCCTGCCCGAGCACCGTAACGCCGGTCACGGGCGCGCACTGTGGCGGTCCGCCATGCGCTGGGGCCGGCGAGCAGGCGCCGACTATCAGCTGTTGCAGACCGAGCTCGGCGGCGCATCGGACCGGCTGTGCCAAGCCGAAGGGCTCACGACGCTCGGCTTCGTCACCACCATCACCGTCTGA
- a CDS encoding aminoglycoside phosphotransferase: MGVQRRQWADLPDKVRAAVVEHTGPVTKVKAARGGLNSGIAATVHSLDGAVFVKGLPLGHPQAWTQDREAAIAPHLAEAAPRLLWQIRVGGWNLLGWEHVEGRHADYTPGSPDLPAVADALALLGKAACPGDVPVKTVERWRDYVDAPSDLDRLDGDALLHTDPNSSNVLVGDGGRTLLVDWAWPTRAAAWVDAACWVVWLITADHTPAEAEQHAATVPAWQQGDDDALAVFARVQSRLWAGIAEADPNPWTVGVAQAAARWKEHRT; this comes from the coding sequence ATGGGAGTGCAGCGGCGGCAGTGGGCCGACCTGCCCGATAAGGTGCGCGCCGCCGTCGTGGAGCACACCGGCCCCGTGACGAAGGTGAAGGCAGCGCGGGGCGGACTGAACTCCGGTATCGCCGCCACTGTGCACAGCCTCGACGGAGCCGTGTTCGTCAAGGGACTGCCACTGGGCCACCCGCAGGCATGGACACAGGACCGGGAGGCCGCCATCGCCCCGCACCTCGCCGAGGCGGCTCCGCGGCTGCTGTGGCAGATCCGCGTCGGCGGGTGGAATCTACTCGGCTGGGAGCACGTCGAGGGCCGCCACGCCGACTACACGCCCGGCTCCCCGGACCTGCCCGCGGTCGCCGACGCGCTGGCACTGCTCGGCAAGGCCGCATGCCCCGGCGATGTCCCGGTGAAAACGGTCGAGCGGTGGCGGGACTACGTCGACGCCCCAAGCGACCTGGACCGACTCGACGGCGACGCGCTGCTGCACACCGACCCCAACTCCAGCAACGTCCTCGTCGGCGACGGCGGCCGGACGCTCCTGGTCGACTGGGCGTGGCCGACCCGTGCCGCCGCCTGGGTTGACGCGGCGTGCTGGGTGGTCTGGCTGATCACCGCCGACCACACCCCGGCCGAGGCCGAGCAGCACGCCGCAACGGTACCGGCCTGGCAGCAGGGCGACGACGACGCGCTCGCCGTATTCGCCCGGGTCCAGTCCCGGCTCTGGGCGGGGATCGCCGAAGCCGATCCGAACCCATGGACGGTGGGCGTTGCCCAGGCCGCCGCGCGGTGGAAGGAGCACCGGACCTGA
- a CDS encoding dTMP kinase — MRLTEIRPALAEGRLVLCDRYIASSLVLQAGIDRVPKEFVQGLNAHANPPDLNVILTAPAEVLHGRLAARGSHGRFENDPANTDREVTLYREVIPLLEQAGITTLVVDTAPGVEKTISHLASTIGALWSQKHQEPAA, encoded by the coding sequence TTGCGGCTGACCGAGATCCGACCCGCGCTCGCCGAGGGGCGGCTGGTGCTGTGCGACCGCTACATCGCCTCGTCCCTGGTGCTGCAAGCCGGGATCGACCGGGTCCCCAAGGAGTTCGTGCAGGGTCTCAACGCCCACGCCAACCCGCCCGACTTGAACGTGATCCTGACCGCGCCCGCCGAGGTCCTGCACGGCAGGCTGGCCGCACGGGGCTCGCACGGCCGATTCGAGAACGACCCCGCCAACACCGACAGAGAGGTCACCCTGTACCGGGAGGTGATCCCGCTACTGGAGCAGGCCGGGATCACGACACTGGTGGTCGACACCGCCCCCGGTGTGGAGAAGACGATTTCACACCTCGCAAGCACCATCGGCGCGCTATGGTCACAGAAACACCAGGAACCCGCCGCCTGA
- a CDS encoding NUDIX hydrolase: MPERYRSIIDVHVILQRDGEILLLERQGTGYCDGMLHLPSGHLDEGEPIPHGAAREAHEEVGVTIDPDDLALAAVVHHRQRADLARVGMFLHTETWTGEPFNAEPHKCGKLQWADPRVLPSTTIDYPAEGIRAWLSGTGYASHDWDGFAWSSLVRRSKRLIGNWRGHVETGGHAVIPVSAYMAAVGLVSLVAVLYIPETPDQVRERRAAGGTVTR; the protein is encoded by the coding sequence ATGCCGGAGCGCTACCGCAGCATCATCGACGTCCACGTGATCCTGCAACGCGACGGCGAGATCCTGCTCCTGGAACGCCAAGGCACCGGATACTGCGACGGCATGCTCCACCTGCCCTCCGGCCACCTCGACGAAGGCGAACCGATCCCGCACGGCGCGGCCCGCGAAGCACACGAGGAGGTCGGGGTCACCATCGACCCCGACGATCTCGCTCTCGCCGCGGTCGTCCACCACCGGCAGCGCGCGGATCTCGCCCGGGTCGGCATGTTCCTCCACACCGAAACGTGGACGGGCGAGCCGTTCAACGCCGAACCCCACAAATGCGGCAAGCTCCAATGGGCTGATCCTCGCGTACTGCCCTCCACCACGATCGACTATCCGGCCGAGGGCATTCGGGCGTGGCTGTCCGGCACCGGCTACGCCTCCCACGACTGGGATGGGTTCGCCTGGTCCAGCCTGGTCCGACGATCGAAACGGCTTATCGGTAACTGGAGAGGCCACGTCGAAACCGGTGGTCACGCGGTCATTCCGGTGTCGGCTTACATGGCCGCGGTCGGCCTGGTCAGCCTGGTCGCCGTGCTGTACATCCCCGAGACCCCCGACCAGGTGCGCGAACGGCGCGCGGCCGGGGGTACGGTTACGCGGTGA
- a CDS encoding FAD-binding oxidoreductase, translating to MTSSSTPREHPELRGRLRDALGADAVTTDPDVLAAHGRDEAAFGSAGTAAALVRARGTDDVRRVLAVAHELGAPVVPQGARTGLSGGANAVDGCVLLSLERMDAIVRVDPDEQTAVVQPGVVNSALSAAAAEHGLFYPPDPSSWEVSTIGGNVATNAGGLCCVKYGVTADFVRGLEVVLPGGEVLRTGRRTAKGVAGYDLTRLVCGSEGTLGVVTEVTVGLVPAPEAALTAVATFPSVADAAKAVAGVMSTRLRPSLLELMDGPTIAAVNDHRDMGLPAEAGAMLLVQSDRGERAASDIAEFAGVFADHGALDVIEAESAAESRTLLQARRMVHVALERLGTNLVDDVCVPRSRMAELVEGVAALGAEHGLVTTCSGHAGDGNMHPTVIFDRDDPEQVRHAELVFGAIMELGLSLGGTITGEHGVGLLKRRWLAEEVGPLGARLHAGIKRVFDPRGILNPGKVVE from the coding sequence ATGACATCGTCCTCCACGCCCCGCGAGCATCCCGAGCTGCGCGGACGCCTGCGCGACGCGCTGGGCGCCGACGCCGTCACGACCGATCCGGACGTGCTCGCCGCCCACGGCCGCGACGAGGCGGCCTTCGGCTCCGCGGGCACCGCCGCCGCGCTGGTGCGCGCCCGCGGCACCGACGACGTCCGCCGCGTCCTGGCCGTCGCGCACGAGCTGGGGGCGCCGGTCGTGCCGCAGGGGGCGCGCACGGGCCTGTCCGGCGGGGCCAACGCCGTGGACGGCTGCGTGCTGCTGTCACTGGAGCGCATGGACGCGATCGTGCGCGTCGACCCCGATGAGCAGACCGCCGTGGTCCAGCCCGGCGTGGTCAACTCCGCGCTCTCCGCCGCGGCGGCCGAGCACGGCCTGTTCTACCCTCCTGACCCCTCCTCCTGGGAGGTGTCGACCATCGGCGGCAACGTCGCCACCAACGCCGGCGGGCTGTGCTGCGTGAAGTACGGGGTCACCGCCGACTTCGTGCGCGGGCTGGAGGTCGTGCTGCCCGGCGGCGAGGTCCTGCGCACCGGGCGGCGCACCGCGAAGGGGGTGGCCGGCTACGACCTGACCCGCCTGGTCTGCGGGTCCGAGGGGACGCTCGGGGTCGTCACCGAGGTCACGGTCGGCCTGGTCCCCGCGCCCGAGGCCGCCCTGACCGCGGTCGCCACGTTCCCCTCCGTCGCCGACGCCGCCAAGGCCGTGGCGGGCGTGATGAGCACGCGGCTGCGGCCGTCCCTGCTGGAGCTCATGGACGGGCCGACGATCGCCGCGGTCAACGACCACCGGGACATGGGCCTGCCCGCCGAGGCCGGCGCGATGCTGCTGGTGCAGTCCGACCGCGGCGAGCGGGCGGCCTCCGACATCGCCGAGTTCGCCGGCGTGTTCGCCGACCACGGTGCGCTCGACGTGATCGAGGCGGAGAGCGCCGCCGAATCGCGCACGCTCCTGCAGGCCCGCAGGATGGTGCACGTCGCGTTGGAGCGCCTGGGCACCAACCTGGTCGACGACGTGTGCGTGCCGCGCTCCCGGATGGCCGAGCTGGTGGAGGGCGTCGCCGCGCTCGGCGCCGAGCACGGGCTGGTCACGACGTGCTCCGGGCACGCGGGCGACGGCAACATGCACCCCACTGTCATCTTCGACCGGGACGACCCTGAGCAGGTGCGCCACGCCGAACTGGTCTTCGGCGCGATCATGGAGCTGGGGCTGTCGCTGGGCGGCACCATCACCGGCGAGCACGGAGTCGGCCTGCTGAAGCGGCGGTGGCTCGCCGAGGAGGTCGGGCCGCTGGGCGCGCGCCTGCACGCCGGCATCAAGCGGGTGTTCGACCCGCGCGGCATCCTCAACCCGGGCAAGGTCGTCGAGTAG
- a CDS encoding IclR family transcriptional regulator, whose product MPGRIQSVERAAAVLRLLAAAGRRLGVAELATALGLPKATVHGILRTLQHVGFVEQEEHSGKYHLGAALLHLGNSYLDVNELRTRALNWSDALATRSGESVRIGVPHEEQVLLVHHVFRPDDSFQVLDVGALLPVHATALGKVLLAYAPHTAGAPEEMADLKAFTSRTITSGGHLLAELAGVRDRGWACDLEEMVEGEVSVAAPIRDGRGHTVGAIGVSGAVERLCDDREPRRDIVSYVRDAARAISRDLGENRR is encoded by the coding sequence GTGCCGGGGAGAATCCAGTCAGTCGAACGCGCCGCCGCCGTCCTGCGCCTGCTCGCCGCCGCGGGGCGCCGGCTCGGGGTGGCGGAGCTGGCCACGGCGCTGGGCCTGCCCAAGGCCACGGTGCACGGCATTCTGCGGACGCTGCAGCACGTGGGCTTCGTGGAGCAGGAGGAGCACAGCGGCAAGTACCACCTGGGGGCCGCGCTGCTGCACCTGGGCAACAGCTACCTCGACGTCAACGAGCTGCGCACGCGCGCGCTGAACTGGTCCGACGCCCTGGCCACCCGCAGCGGGGAGAGCGTGCGCATCGGCGTCCCGCACGAGGAGCAGGTCCTGCTCGTGCACCACGTCTTCCGGCCCGACGACAGCTTCCAGGTGCTCGACGTCGGCGCGCTGCTGCCCGTGCACGCAACGGCGCTGGGCAAGGTGCTGCTGGCCTACGCACCGCACACCGCCGGCGCCCCCGAGGAGATGGCCGACCTGAAGGCCTTCACCTCCCGCACCATCACCTCGGGCGGGCATCTGCTGGCCGAGCTGGCCGGGGTCCGCGACCGCGGATGGGCCTGCGACCTGGAGGAGATGGTGGAGGGCGAGGTGTCGGTCGCGGCGCCGATCCGCGACGGCCGCGGGCACACGGTCGGGGCCATCGGCGTCTCGGGCGCCGTCGAGCGGCTGTGCGACGACCGCGAGCCGCGCCGCGACATCGTCTCCTACGTGCGCGACGCCGCCCGCGCGATCTCCAGGGACCTGGGCGAGAACCGGCGCTGA
- a CDS encoding glycerol-3-phosphate dehydrogenase/oxidase — MISTPTPLGLDDARAQARAELARGTFDLLVIGGGILGTAVAWMATQAGLRVAMVDAGDFAGATSSASSKLVHGGLRYLQTGNVRLVAENHRERRSLAADVAPHLVNPMPFLVPVYKGGPHGAAKLGAGVFLYSALSAFGDGVGRVISPARARRLVPSLRTEGLRSVAAYHDHQMNDSRMAVMTVRAAVDAGAVVLNHAEVVGLRRTHGRVSGAEVRDRFGGAEFGVDARLVLNATGPWVDHLRRMEDPSAAPSVRLSKGAHVVLRTQRPWRAALTIPVDRFRVSFAIPWEGHLLLGTTDEEYDGDPAEVGAVGTDIDQILDEAGLGIESHFLDPSNITYAFAGLRVLPGGPGGTSAAKRETVVSEGRGGMLSVAGGKWTTYRHIGRGVIERLRRLSAVPLAEDMTPPLRTVPLPGIGAPDAITHRLLVDREPGARMDALVARHLASHYGSLALDIAALVRADPALGERIHPDGPDIWAQAVFARDNEWAATPDDVLRRRTTVTVRGLDTPEIRERTARLLVSGAHAADALAHRRV, encoded by the coding sequence ATGATCAGCACGCCCACCCCCCTCGGACTCGACGACGCCCGGGCCCAGGCCCGCGCTGAGCTCGCACGCGGAACCTTCGACCTGCTCGTCATCGGCGGCGGGATCCTCGGCACGGCCGTGGCGTGGATGGCGACCCAGGCCGGCCTGCGCGTGGCGATGGTCGACGCCGGCGACTTCGCCGGCGCCACCTCCAGCGCCTCCTCCAAGCTGGTGCACGGCGGCCTGCGCTACCTGCAGACCGGCAACGTGCGGCTGGTCGCCGAGAACCACCGGGAGCGCCGCTCCCTGGCCGCCGACGTCGCGCCGCACCTGGTCAACCCCATGCCGTTCCTGGTCCCGGTCTACAAGGGCGGCCCGCACGGCGCGGCGAAGCTGGGCGCCGGCGTCTTCCTGTACTCGGCGCTGTCGGCGTTCGGCGACGGCGTCGGCCGGGTCATCTCCCCGGCCAGGGCCCGGCGGTTGGTGCCGTCGCTGCGCACCGAGGGGCTGCGCTCCGTCGCCGCCTACCACGACCACCAGATGAACGACAGCCGCATGGCCGTGATGACGGTGCGCGCGGCCGTGGACGCCGGCGCCGTCGTGCTCAACCACGCCGAGGTGGTCGGGCTGCGCAGGACGCACGGGCGGGTCAGCGGCGCGGAGGTGCGCGACCGGTTCGGCGGCGCGGAGTTCGGCGTCGACGCGCGCCTGGTGCTCAACGCCACGGGGCCGTGGGTGGACCACCTGCGCCGCATGGAGGACCCCTCCGCCGCACCGAGCGTGCGGCTGTCCAAGGGGGCCCACGTGGTGCTGAGGACGCAGCGGCCCTGGCGCGCGGCGCTGACCATCCCGGTGGACCGGTTCCGCGTCTCGTTCGCGATCCCGTGGGAGGGGCACCTGCTGCTGGGCACCACCGACGAGGAGTACGACGGCGACCCGGCCGAGGTCGGCGCGGTGGGCACCGACATCGACCAGATCCTCGACGAGGCCGGCCTGGGCATCGAGTCGCACTTCCTGGACCCCTCGAACATCACCTACGCCTTCGCCGGGCTGCGGGTGCTGCCGGGCGGCCCCGGCGGCACGAGCGCGGCCAAGCGCGAGACGGTGGTGAGCGAGGGCCGCGGCGGCATGCTCTCGGTCGCCGGCGGCAAGTGGACGACCTACCGCCACATCGGCCGCGGCGTCATCGAGCGCCTGCGCCGGCTCTCGGCCGTCCCGCTGGCCGAGGACATGACGCCGCCGCTCAGGACGGTGCCGCTGCCAGGGATCGGGGCCCCCGACGCCATCACCCACCGGCTGCTGGTCGACCGGGAGCCCGGTGCGCGCATGGACGCGCTGGTGGCCCGGCACCTGGCCTCGCACTACGGCAGCCTGGCCCTGGACATCGCCGCGCTGGTGCGCGCCGACCCTGCGCTGGGCGAGCGCATCCACCCCGACGGGCCCGACATCTGGGCCCAGGCGGTGTTCGCACGCGACAACGAGTGGGCCGCCACGCCCGACGACGTCCTGCGCCGGCGCACCACCGTCACCGTGCGCGGCCTGGACACCCCCGAGATCCGGGAGCGGACGGCCCGGCTCCTGGTGTCCGGGGCCCATGCGGCGGACGCCCTTGCCCACCGGAGGGTTTGA